A stretch of the Alnus glutinosa chromosome 6, dhAlnGlut1.1, whole genome shotgun sequence genome encodes the following:
- the LOC133871438 gene encoding uncharacterized protein LOC133871438, with product MGMDPDTRVSFLIDQQVGGWNYVLVQNLFVEREAEQILSIALSPLCRPDRITWGGTKNGTFTVRSAYHLEMQRRRQEEGECSTQGDNTEFWKWLWGLQAPGVIKNFAWKVANELLPTRQNLFRRKVISAPFCPFCESETETTFHILWNCPSTTAVWQEAPGQLVIQAREMLVAFASENSRNTEEGVSNPHSLHLWEKPPPGWMKANWDAAVDQKLNRMSTGVVVRDEQGVVVAASMAIVPFIRDPSLAEAIGAWHALSLCSFQGFSQVNFERDSQVVVSVLQKGNQSCSSIGQIIEDTRHCLSALYPSRVTFVKHEANTAAHKLVKSALCRQIDHVWIKECPPVIQCVVANEQLS from the exons ATGGGAATGGATCCCGACACCCGGGTTTCCTTCCTTATCGATCAGCAGGTGGGTGGGTGGAATTACGTTCTCGTTCAGAATCTATTTGTTGAGAGGGAAGCTGAACAAATTCTCAGCATTGCTCTGAGTCCTTTGTGCAGGCCGGATAGAATCACTTGGGGGGGCACCAAAAATGGGACCTTCACTGTTCGCAGTGCTTATCATCTGGAAATGCAGAGAAGAAGACAGGAGGAGGGGGAGTGCTCAACTCAAGGAGACAATACGGAATTTTGGAAATGGTTATGGGGTCTGCAAGCTCCAGGGGTTATTAAGAACTTTGCTTGGAAAGTAGCTAACGAGTTGTTACCAACAAGGCAGAATTTATTCCGGAGGAAGGTTATTTCTGCCCCCTTCTGTCCGTTTTGTGAGAGTGAGACGGAGACAACTTTCCATATTCTGTGGAACTGCCCTTCAACAACGGCAGTTTGGCAAGAAG CTCCAGGCCAGTTGGTAATTCAGGCAAGGGAGATGTTGGTGGCCTTTGCATCTGAGAACAGCCGAAATACAGAGGAGGGCGTCTCTAACCCTCATTCTCTACACCTCTGGGAGAAACCACCCCCTGGTTGGATGAAAGCTAATTGGGATGCAGCCGTAGACCAAAAACTCAACAGGATGAGTACAGGGGTGGTGGTTCGGGATGAGCAAGGGGTGGTGGTGGCTGCTTCTATGGCAATTGTCCCCTTCATCCGTGACCCATCTTTGGCTGAAGCTATAGGGGCGTggcatgctctctctctttgcAGCTTCCAGGGCTTTTCACAGGTAAATTTTGAAAGGGATTCACAAGTGGTGGTGTCAGTTTTGCAGAAGGGAAATCAGAGTTGTAGCAGTATTGGCCAAATTATAGAGGACACCAGACACTGTCTCTCTGCATTATATCCTTCTAGGGTGACTTTTGTAAAGCATGAGGCTAACACAGCTGCCCACAAGTTGGTTAAAAGTGCTTTATGTAGACAGATTGATCATGTCTGGATAAAGGAGTGCCCTCCTGTTATCCAATGTGTTGTAGCCAATGAGCAATTGTCTTGA